One genomic region from Quercus robur chromosome 4, dhQueRobu3.1, whole genome shotgun sequence encodes:
- the LOC126723302 gene encoding uncharacterized protein LOC126723302 isoform X6 has protein sequence MASTSIQTVPSPITSAFSKPQPKYDVFLSFRGEDTRCTFTDHLYRALEYKRIIAFRDDKELEMGKPISLELLEAIEKSTVAVIIFSKNYASSTWCLEELAKIVECRDRGIILRVLPIFYYVEPTDVRHQKNTFAEAFAKHEKRFEENPTKVQKWKTALTNVASLSGRHLKDGVPEANFIQNIVEWIDLKLNEKRSNDTEDGLVGISSRVEEMISYLDLESTDVHFIGICEKSGMGKTTLARAVFDKILKQFEASSFLENVREESKAHGLKTLQERLLCDIGKGGLRVKDVHKGMQVISDILHNKKVLIVVDDVSERSQLETLVGKRDLFGKGSRIIVTTEDRDLLASYEIKIVYKARGLNEVEALQLFSLNAFHKPHCENDFLEYCNNFVEYAQRIPLVLKVLGSYLYTRTKNEWESALNQLIRAIPHEKTTKKLRIAFDGLGADEKKLFLDIACFFQGEEKNRIADILESYFSGINPIKNLIDKSLITLVVGEKLWMHNLLQQMGWEIVSEASDEAGERSRLWHCDDVLDVLKNNTGTKHIEGMLLRLPPDDEEELNAESFSKMNKLRLLKICKVRLSCLSYLSNELCWLEWHDYPLESLPNSFQPGELVELIMHRSCLQQLPSEFSKLGKLKLIDLSDSQNLTRTPDFTGFSNIERLNFQGCTRLHELHPSVGGLKRLILLNLKYCKCLENLPSELNLESLKTLILSGCSRFKKFPRIGRNMRSLLKLYLDGTAIEELPPTIGRLTGLTLLNLQDCKNLKSFPSDIHSLTSLGILTLSGCKCQPPKAGHLLGLSPIGSSIGATRTFPRLILFLFLSFLAWRYTYLRIPIFATTALSTYCFHNARHPEPGPINLLLSNSFSKLSTLVTLSLSDCNLLALPDDPSCLLSIEYLNLSKNNFICLPDYTSRLSKLKILFLDYCSKLKSLPNVPLSTRLVSVQGCTALENYSNQVVVWTLGVAGFTIITCLGLAEDEDGTIVEVSLLDIHLLWQRYVKDQIHQMEGFCHVLPQNEIPEWFKHQRFGSFGPIPLPSNLFSNKNWKGIALCVIFVVPAHSNDVSPGEDTKYFHEFYCLLDKYGDLIAFKVPKETYVGSFGLWLYISHARFRKHLDGGSCFTPFIGTDSPDIEINMCGARILYKQDMGEFLQNLGQKIVGSPNDLRGELNSHSHSQLSRLYQVDWARNHLSDYIFPQIASPPRWFAYQNGPAIKTQLPADLHDHSRWRPTPVTELLPSNETIQVIAAGTSKSSSQGSLYLGKISSSLECWLKHRPHLQDRYEGPGTFNQCLPQSEIPGWFKSENIARSSSVTIQLPLNLYDNPEWMGFAFCAVFSFQKHPISVHMKDSGFSFIIVCHLKTNLGCMNPLYGISEEDVIISLHQRAFLWVSFIPSGFLSPKWSRCTSVEFSFVSDNSDVSALKCGVDLVYRQKLEFTRIMVQCITSHDGPFTSYERFPFYHPDQFSGSDGSRGTSGHYSYEQFYKTAALDRYNNHSIFDQCILQSEISEWFSHDSLSSDLSPKFDFHPSTLYNFCFPPSKIQDWFSHPNHGHSVTIDLPSNLYHDSNWMGLVLYASFSINGDPNIIFSNLASGKSHFLYCQCQTSMANVDNQKIAFSTNKEEITWLLNLGEFIWICYVPGKPFKNMLRHCSHIEASFESDWLGVIVQNCALQLLYQHDQVQFEQELKYCNKLISENRQLVCKQQEDQKKINEQYHVDKGLQRKIFSNNNIDFEVKIFPRLIEQPETNDETEIQLGQSDLLENQEKVDTSKELTKISGEHLEKGPYDLLQKMDREIIREESEEPGRCITANKLLCKFGEESNYTGKQRQPIEMDAKQKRNYALENIEYEASSTTTSTSSSLSPSSSFDIAAGDEDLSSIGGHRSCSLDLPPFFHNQKSFRFEGTYGEFDFICRSLGLSGIDDFSIPTADWEAHRSKSDLATRLRNNLASSTSTPTPSRLKPAQPVKLDEVRVRVGSVTAGPSQGIKGARPPVLAPPPVAGRSVAVDSTSTWELLKSSAPLEDEVVAPNTTRLGGYAETTSSSSSSSVFSEEEDKKQNENENDIGIVRATNVIPVYSFSPRGKLRRSISSWQKGELLGSGSFGTVYEGYTEDGFFFAVKEVSFLDQGSQGKQSVSYLEQEISLLKQFEHENIVQYLGTEKDGSRIYIFLELVTKGSLASLYQKYRLRDSQVSAYTRQILNGLKYLHDKKVIHRDIKCSNILVDASGSVKLADFGSLAKVTKLNDIKSCIGTPFWMAPEVVNLKNRPYGLAADIWSLGCTVLEMLTRQHPYSPLEGVQALFTIGKGKPPLVPDSLSRDARDFILKCLQVNPNDRPTATQLLDHPFVTRPQNSFGPASPPNSIQL, from the exons ATGGCATCCACCAGCATTCAAACTGTCCCATCCCCTATTACCTCTGCTTTTTCTAAACCCCAACCGAAATATGACGTTTTCCTCAGTTTTAGAGGAGAAGACACCCGTTGTACGTTTACCGACCATCTATATCGTGCTTTGgaatataaaaggattattgcCTTCAGGGACGATAAAGAACTTGAGATGGGAAAGCCCATTTCGCTGGAACTCTTGGAAGCAATCGAGAAATCGACGGTTGCGGTCatcattttctctaaaaattatGCATCTTCCACATGGTGTTTGGAAGAACTTGCAAAGATTGTTGAATGCAGGGATAGAGGGATAATATTGAGAGTGTTGCCCATTTTCTACTATGTGGAACCTACTGACGTGCGACATCAGAAGAACACTTTTGCAGAGGCCTTTGCAAAACATGAAAAGCGTTTCGAGGAGAACCCAACAAAGGTGCAGAAGTGGAAAACTGCTTTAACAAATGTGGCCAGTCTCTCTGGAAGGCATTTGAAGGATGG ggtgCCTGAGGCAAACTTTatccaaaacattgttgaatggatagatttgaaattgaatgaGAAACGTTCAAATGATACTGAAGATGGTCTTGTGGGAATAAGCTCTCGTGTTGAGGAAATGATTTCATATTTAGATCTGGAATCAACTGATGTTCACTTTATTGGAATATGTGAGAAGAGTGGTATGGGCAAGACAACTCTTGCACGAGCTGTTTTTGATAAGATTCTTAAACAATTTGAAGCTTCTAGTTTTCTCGAAAATGTTAGAGAGGAATCTAAAGCACATGGTTTAAAGACTTTACAAGAACGACTCCTTTGTGATATAGGAAAAGGGGGATTAAGGGTAAAGGATGTGCATAAGGGAATGCAAGTTATCAGCGATATACTGCATAACAAAAAGGTTcttattgttgttgatgatgtgaGTGAAAGAAGTCAATTAGAAACATTAGTAGGGAAGCGTGATTTGTTTGGCAAAGGAAGTAGAATCATTGTAACTACTGAAGACAGAGATTTGTTGGCAAGTtatgaaattaaaattgtatataagGCTAGAGGACTAAATGAAGTCGAAGCTCTACAACTTTTTAGTCTGAATGCCTTCCACAAACCTCATTGTGAGAATGATTTCTTGGAatattgcaacaattttgtTGAGTATGCTCAGAGAATTCCTTTGGTTCTTAAAGTTTTGGGTTCCTATTTGTATACTAGAACAAAAAATGAATGGGAAAGTGCTCTGAATCAGCTAATAAGAGCAATACCCCATGAAAAAACTACTAAGAAACTTAGAATTGCTTTTGATGGATTGGGGGCAGAtgagaaaaaactatttttagatattgcatgtttcttcCAAGGGGAGGAGAAGAATCGCATTGCTGATATACTAGAATCTTACTTCTCAGGCattaatccaataaaaaatctCATCGACAAATCTCTAATTACTCTTGTAGTGGGGGAAAAATTGTGGATGCATAATTTATTACAACAAATGGGTTGGGAAATTGTTAGTGAGGCATCAGATGAAGCTGGAGAACGTAGTAGGTTGTGGCATTGTGATGACGTCCTTGATGTATTAAAGAACAATACT GGAACAAAACATATAGAAGGCATGCTATTAAGATTGCCTccagatgatgaagaagaattGAATGCTGAATCATTCTCAAAGATGAATAAACTAAGATTGCTCAAAATTTGTAAGGTGCGCCTTTCTTGCCTCAGTTATCTTTCTAATGAGTTATGTTGGTTGGAATGGCATGATTATCCTTTGGAATCATTGCCTAATAGTTTTCAGCCTGGCGAACTTGTTGAGCTCATTATGCATCGCAGTTGTCTTCAGCAACTTCCAAGTGAATTTAGT AAGTTGGGAAAGCTAAAGCTCATTGACTTGAGTGACTCCCAAAACTTAACCCGAACTCCTGACTTCACTGGATTCTCAAATATTGAGAGGCTGAATTTCCAAGGTTGTACAAGATTGCATGAGTTGCACCCTTCTGTTGGAGGTCTTAAAAGACTTATTCTATTAAAtctaaaatattgtaaatgtcTTGAGAACCTTCCATCTGAGCTCAATTTGGAATCTCTTAAAACTTTAATTCTATCTGGCTGTTCAAGATTTAAGAAATTTCCCCGTATTGGGAGAAACATGAGAAGCTTGTTGAAGCTTTATTTGGATGGGACTGCCATTGAAGAACTACCACCAACAATCGGGCGTCTAACTGGCCTGACCTTATTGAATCTTCAAGACTGCAAAAACCTTAAGAGTTTTCCGAGTGACATTCATAGTTTGACATCGCTTGGAATTCTCACTCTATCAGGATGTAAGTGTCAACCACCAAAAGCAGGGCATTTGCTTGGGCTCTCTCCTATTGGATCCTCAATTGGTGCCACCCGCACTTTTCCACGactaattttatttctttttctatctttccTAGCATGGCGATACACCTATCTCAGAATTCCTATATTTGCTACAACTGCTTTGTCAACATATTGTTTCCACAATGCCCGGCATCCTGAACCAGGGCCCATCAACCTGTTGTTGTCTAATTCGTTTTCAAAATTAAGCACTTTGGTAACTCTAAGTCTAAGTGATTGCAATCTGTTGGCACTCCCTGATGACCCTAGCTGCTTGTTGTCAATAGAGTATTtgaatttgagcaaaaataattttatatgctTGCCCGATTACACTTCTCGACTTTCAAAGCTCAAAATTCTTTTCTTGGATTATTGTAGCAAGCTTAAATCATTGCCAAATGTTCCATTAAGTACAAGGTTAGTTTCAGTACAAGGATGTACTGCGCttgaaaattattcaaatcaaGTTGTTGTATGGACTTTGGGTGTAGCAGGATTCACTATTATTACTTGCCTTGGCTTGGCCGAGGATGAAGATGGCACAATTGTTGAGGTTTCTTTGCTAGACATACACCTATTATGGCAAAGATACGTGAAG gatcaaattcatcaaatggaAGGCTTTTGCCATGTTTTACCTCAAAATGAAATTCCAGAGTGGTTCAAGCATCAGAGGTTTGGGTCATTTGGACCAATCCCACTACCTTCAAATCTCTTTAGTAATAAAAATTGGAAAGGAATCGCTCTATGTGTCATTTTTGTAGTTCCAGCACATTCGAACGACGTTTCTCCTGGAGAGGATACAAAATACTTTCATGAGTTTTATTGTCTTTTGGACAAATATGGAGATCTTATAGCTTTCAAGGTTCCTAAGGAAACATATGTTGGTTCATTTGGACTTTGGCTATATATATCGCATGCGAGGTTTAGAAAACATTTAGACGGAGGGAGTTGCTTTACCCCTTTCATTGGAACCGACAGCCCGGATATTGAGATTAATATGTGTGGTGCACGTATTCTATATAAGCAAGATATGGGAGAATTTCTACAGAACTTAGGCCAAAAAATTGTTGGGAGTCCTAATGACCTCCGTGGAGAGCTTAactcacactcacactcacaGCTTTCAAGATTGTATCAG GTGGATTGGGCACGAAACCATCTGTCTGATTATATCTTTCCTCAGATTGCGTCTCCACCACGCTGGTTTGCTTATCAAAATGGGCCCGCCATAAAAACGCAGTTACCTGCAGATTTGCATGATCATTCAAGGTG GAGGCCTACCCCCGTGACAGAGCTTCTACCAAGTAATGAAACTATACAAG TAATAGCTGCAGGCACTTCAAAAAGTTCAAGTCAAGGGTCTCTTTATTTAGGCAAGATATCAAGCAGCCTTGAATGTTGGTTAAAACATAGGCCACATTTgcag GACCGCTACGAGGGCCCTGGTACTTTCAATCAATGTTTGCCTCAAAGTGAAATCCCAGGGTGGttcaaatctgaaaatattGCTAGATCCTCATCAGTAACAATTCAGCTACCTCTAAATTTGTATGACAATCCTGAGTGGATGGGATTTGCATTTTGTGCTGTTTTCTCGTTTCAAAAGCATCCTATTTCCGTTCATATGAAAGATTCAggattttcttttatcatcgtTTGTCATTTGAAGACCAACTTGGGTTGTATGAATCCATTATATGGCATCAGTGAAGAGGACGTAATAATATCATTACACCAACGGGCATTCCTTTGGGTATCATTCATTCCATCTGGGTTTCTTTCACCCAAATGGAGTCGATGCACTTCGGTTGAATTCTCATTTGTGAGCGATAATTCGGATGTGTCGGCGCTAAAGTGCGGGGTCGATCTTGTATACCGGCAAAAATTGGAATTTACTCGTATAATGGTACAATGCATAACCTCACACGATGGTCCTTTCACATCGTATGAAAGATTTCCCTTTTATCATCCTGATCAATTCAGTGGCAGTGACGGCTCTAGGGGAACTTCTGGTCACTATTCTTATGAGCAATTCTACAAAACTGCCGCCTTG GACCGTTATAACAATCATAGTATTTTCGATCAATGTATTCTTCAAAGTGAAATCTCAGAGTGGTTCAGCCATGACTCGCTATCGTCAGATTTGTCACCTAAGTTT GACTTTCATCCATCCACtttgtataatttttgtttcCCTCCAAGTAAAATTCAAGACTGGTTTAGTCATCCGAATCATGGACACTCAGTGACAATTGACCTACCCTCAAATTTGTACCACGATAGTAATTGGATGGGACTTGTTCTGTATGCTTCTTTCTCCATCAATGGGGATCCAAACATCATCTTTAGCAATCTGGCATCAGGAAAATCTCACTTCCTATATTGTCAATGCCAAACAAGTATGGCTAATGTTGATAATCAGAAAATTGCTTTCTCCACCAATAAAGAAGAAATCACGTGGTTACTTAATCTAGGTGAATTCATTTGGATATGCTACGTACCAGGAAAGCCATTTAAGAATATGTTGCGACACTGCAGCCACATTGAGGCCTCATTTGAGAGTGATTGGTTAGGCGTGATAGTGCAGAATTGTGCGTTACAACTTTTGTACCAGCACGATCAAGTGCAGTTTGAGCAAGAACTAAAATACTGCAACAAATTGATTTCAGAGAATCGACAGCTTGTTTGTAAACAACAAGAggatcaaaaaaaaataaatgaacaatACCATGTTGATAAAGGacttcaaagaaaaatcttttctaataataatattgactTTGAAGTTAAAATATTTCCAAGGCTAATTGAACAACCGGAGACTAATGATGAAACTGAGATTCAACTTGGCCAAAGTGACCTGCTG GAGAACCAAGAGAAGGTGGACACTTCAAAAGAACTGACCAAAATCTCTGGAGAGCATTTAGAGAAAGG TCCTTATGATTTACTACAAAAAATGGATCGAGAAATTATCCGTGAGGAATCAGAGGAACCTGGAAGATGCATTACGgcaaataaattattatgtaaATTTGGAGAAGAAAGTAATTATACAGGTAAGCAGAGGCAACCAATTGAAATGGACGCAAAGCAAAAGCGAAACTACGCCTTAGAGAACATCGAATACGAGGCCTCGTCCACCACCACTTCCACCTCTTCTTCTTTAAGTCCTTCTTCCTCGTTCGACATCGCCGCCGGCGACGAAGACTTGTCGTCTATAGGCGGCCATCGAAGTTGCTCTCTCGACCTTCCTCCATTTTTTCACAACCAAAAGAGCTTCAGATTCGAAGGCACATATGGCGAATTCGACTTCATTTGTCGCTCTTTGGGCCTTTCCGGGATCGACGACTTCTCTATCCCCACCGCTGATTGGGAAGCCCACCGCTCCAAATCCGACCTCGCCACTCGCCTCCGCAACAATCTCGCTTCTTCTACTTCTACTCCTACTCCTTCGCGGCTCAAACCGGCTCAACCGGTAAAGCTCGATGAGGTTAGGGTTAGGGTGGGTTCTGTCACTGCGGGACCTAGTCAAGGAATCAAAGGAGCTCGGCCGCCGGTCCTCGCTCCTCCGCCTGTGGCGGGGCGGTCGGTGGCGGTTGATTCCACCTCAACTTGGGAGCTTTTGAAGTCCTCTGCTCCACTTGAAGACGAAGTCGTAGCACCTAACACTACGCGTTTGGGAGGGTACGCTGAAACGAcaagctcttcttcttcttcttcggtTTTTTCGGAAGAAGAGGATAAGAAGCAGAACGAGAATGAGAATGATATCGGGATTGTTCGCGCAACGAATGTGATTCCAGTGTATAGTTTTTCGCCGAGAGGGAAATTGAGACGGAGTATTAGTTCGTGGCAAAAGggtgagcttcttggaagtggCTCTTTCGGAACCGTCTATGAGGGCTACACTGAGGATGGCTTCTTTTTTGCTGTAAAGGAGGTTTCATTCCTGGATCAAGGAAGCCAGGGCAAGCAGAGCGTTTCCTACCTTGAGCAGGAGATTTCACTTTTAAAGCAATTTGAACATGAGAATATAGTTCAGTATCTTGGCACGGAAAAGGATGGAAGTAGGATTTATATCTTCCTTGAGCTCGTAACAAAAGGGTCACTTGCCAGTCTTTATCAAAAGTATCGCTTGAGGGATTCTCAAGTCTCTGCTTACACAAGACAGATTTTGAATGGATTGAAGTATCTTCATGATAAGAAAGTGATCCACAGGGACATCAAATGTTCTAATATATTGGTGGATGCAAGTGGATCTGTAAAACTTGCAGATTTTGGGTCCTTAGCAAAGGTAACCAAATTGAATGATATTAAGTCTTGCATAGGGACTCCATTCTGGATGGCACCTGAGGTTGTTAATTTAAAAAACCGTCCCTACGGGCTTGCAGCTGATATATGGAGCCTTGGATGCACTGTGCTGGAGATGTTAACGCGTCAACATCCATACTCTCCCTTGGAAGGCGTGCAAGCATTGTTTACGATTGGCAAGGGTAAACCTCCTCTAGTTCCTGATTCCTTGTCAAGAGATGCCCGAGATTTCATCCTCAAATGCCTACAAGTTAACCCAAATGATCGGCCTACAGCAACTCAGCTATTGGATCATCCATTTGTGACTAGACCTCAAAATTCCTTTGGACCTGCTTCTCCTCCCAACAGCATACAGTTATAA